Proteins co-encoded in one Crateriforma spongiae genomic window:
- a CDS encoding glycoside hydrolase family 117 protein: MLTKMIEPERVILTLAGLLLAAAGGQIHADPPTGFPYQFPDQKPDLPLSAAMERNYTAYPAPRPENNELFTQFKYTRLKGFDYNGHDGTISRRDPSKIIAVDGKYYVWYTKRDTPTPPQGAGNSTDVIPSADWDLADIWYATSEDGFVWKEQGVAVPRPPKPNVGWRSVTTTDILVWKGKYYLYYQGFMEASGTRGDDCPVSVSWADSPDGPWHPTHKIVIPNGPPGQWDQYSIHDPYPLVHNGKIYLYYKSDSNGDPYIRMHGLAIADDPLGPFTKHPLNPVVNSGHETTLFPFKKGVAALVIRDGNEHNTVQYAEDWVNFEIKSIVELMPNAGGPFIKDAFTDTDDGRGITWGLSHFTNATGNWKKNHAILARFDCDLSRDVDDPSMKKHHVYFKPEIHFQQGLNKEQRARIDEETKANLLP, from the coding sequence ATGTTGACCAAGATGATCGAACCAGAACGCGTCATTCTAACGCTGGCGGGTCTGTTGCTGGCAGCCGCCGGCGGACAAATCCACGCCGATCCCCCGACCGGTTTTCCCTATCAGTTTCCAGACCAGAAGCCCGACTTGCCGCTGAGCGCCGCCATGGAGCGGAATTACACGGCCTACCCGGCGCCGCGACCGGAGAACAACGAGCTGTTCACGCAGTTCAAGTACACGCGTTTGAAGGGCTTTGATTACAACGGCCACGACGGAACGATTTCGCGTCGCGATCCATCCAAGATCATTGCGGTCGATGGAAAGTATTACGTCTGGTACACCAAGCGTGACACCCCCACACCGCCACAAGGCGCGGGCAACAGCACCGATGTGATTCCGTCGGCCGATTGGGATCTGGCCGACATCTGGTACGCAACCAGCGAAGACGGTTTCGTTTGGAAGGAACAAGGCGTGGCTGTGCCGCGACCACCCAAGCCGAACGTGGGTTGGCGATCGGTGACCACCACCGACATCTTGGTGTGGAAAGGAAAGTACTACCTGTATTACCAAGGCTTCATGGAAGCCAGTGGAACCCGCGGCGATGATTGTCCGGTGTCCGTTTCCTGGGCTGATTCACCCGATGGCCCTTGGCATCCGACTCATAAAATCGTCATCCCCAACGGCCCGCCGGGGCAGTGGGATCAGTATTCGATTCATGATCCTTATCCGCTGGTGCACAACGGTAAGATCTATCTGTACTACAAGTCCGACAGCAACGGTGATCCCTACATTCGCATGCACGGTTTGGCCATCGCCGATGACCCGTTGGGGCCGTTCACCAAGCATCCGTTGAACCCGGTGGTCAATTCAGGCCACGAGACGACTTTATTCCCGTTCAAGAAAGGAGTCGCCGCGCTGGTTATCCGCGACGGCAATGAACACAACACGGTCCAGTATGCCGAAGACTGGGTCAACTTTGAAATCAAATCGATCGTGGAATTGATGCCCAACGCGGGCGGCCCTTTTATCAAAGATGCCTTCACCGATACCGATGACGGCCGCGGTATCACTTGGGGACTTTCGCACTTCACCAACGCCACGGGAAATTGGAAGAAGAATCACGCGATTCTGGCCAGGTTTGATTGTGATCTCAGTCGCGATGTCGATGACCCGTCGATGAAAAAACACCACGTCTATTTCAAGCCGGAGATTCACTTCCAACAAGGCTTGAACAAGGAACAGCGTGCACGTATCGACGAAGAAACTAAGGCGAATCTGTTGCCTTAG
- a CDS encoding AraC family transcriptional regulator produces the protein MLEQRRPQIALLVEASRAYGRELLRGVAYYARTQVHWSLLHQEMMLDSTVPPWMSDSRIDGVIARVDRHVIDPLRKLGVPIVDVRCNRKFSGIPQVETDNHRVAEVAFKHLWNRGFRRFAYCGFRFATYSETRLDAFRACVQQSGCPFTAYQSEGKLGSQLTTLECQGLSDTKPLTEWLSKLQRPTGLFVCNDIRGQQVLNACRGIGISIPDDVGVIGVDDDDAICLMCDPPLSSVRPDAERVGYRAAEILHQMISGHPPDREVELIPPCHVSERESTRVVAVDDVELAKVCRYIRQNACQGINVNDITEISNLSRRQLERRFREELGRTPHEMITATQLDRVKQLLRETDMTLEQIAAKAGYAHKESLSAVFKRETGLTPGVYRTKHRDSK, from the coding sequence ATGCTTGAACAACGTCGCCCGCAAATCGCACTGCTCGTCGAAGCGTCACGCGCGTACGGTCGTGAACTGCTGCGCGGCGTCGCCTACTACGCCCGCACGCAAGTCCACTGGTCGTTGCTTCATCAAGAAATGATGCTGGATTCCACCGTTCCGCCGTGGATGTCTGATTCGCGAATCGACGGGGTGATCGCTCGCGTCGATCGACACGTGATCGATCCGCTTCGCAAGTTGGGTGTCCCGATCGTTGATGTCCGCTGCAACCGAAAGTTTTCGGGCATTCCCCAAGTCGAAACCGACAACCACCGTGTCGCCGAAGTGGCGTTCAAGCATTTGTGGAACCGGGGCTTTCGACGATTCGCGTACTGTGGCTTCCGCTTTGCCACCTATTCCGAAACTCGTCTGGATGCGTTTCGTGCTTGCGTCCAGCAATCCGGGTGCCCGTTCACCGCCTATCAATCCGAAGGCAAGCTGGGCAGCCAATTGACCACGCTGGAATGCCAAGGTCTGTCCGACACCAAACCCTTGACCGAATGGCTTTCCAAGTTGCAGCGTCCCACCGGATTGTTTGTTTGCAACGACATCCGTGGCCAGCAAGTTTTGAACGCGTGTCGCGGTATCGGTATTTCGATCCCGGATGATGTCGGCGTGATCGGTGTGGACGACGACGACGCGATCTGTCTGATGTGCGACCCACCGTTGTCCAGTGTCCGACCCGATGCGGAACGCGTCGGATACCGGGCGGCCGAGATCCTTCACCAGATGATTTCCGGGCATCCGCCGGACCGCGAAGTCGAACTGATTCCGCCGTGCCATGTGTCCGAGCGTGAATCTACCCGAGTCGTTGCCGTTGACGATGTCGAACTGGCCAAGGTGTGCCGATACATTCGCCAGAACGCTTGTCAGGGAATCAACGTCAACGACATCACAGAAATCTCCAATCTGTCGCGCCGGCAATTGGAACGACGGTTTCGTGAAGAACTTGGACGCACACCGCACGAGATGATCACCGCGACGCAACTTGATCGTGTCAAACAACTGCTGCGTGAAACCGACATGACGCTGGAACAGATCGCGGCCAAAGCCGGCTATGCCCACAAAGAAAGCCTGAGTGCGGTTTTCAAGCGCGAAACCGGATTGACCCCAGGCGTGTATCGCACCAAACACCGCGATTCCAAATAG